The following proteins are co-located in the Macadamia integrifolia cultivar HAES 741 chromosome 3, SCU_Mint_v3, whole genome shotgun sequence genome:
- the LOC122073325 gene encoding WAT1-related protein At5g40230-like: MRRSSHLYDAAVFAAMVTAECASIGLTTLSKAAMSRGMSSFIFIMYSYALATFVLLPFAFFFHRETLRPITFPLLCKMFLLGLIGYLVQVFAYTGIHYSSPTLSAAMSNLTPAFTFIIAVLFRMEKLDWKSSSSQAKSIGTIVSISGAFIVTLYKGPPILMDPSLNSSNRLHLSSQSNWVIGGIFFAADCLLSAIWYTFQAAIVKEYPEELTLIFLYSFCGTIHSAIGSLIAERDLSAWKLKPDLALITIVYSAILGFGFCVGTITWALHQKGPLYVAMFRPLGIVIAVVMGVLFLGDTFYLGSLVGSITITIGFYAVIWGKSQEEKLYKGIEFKSLESSAERDPLLQHN; the protein is encoded by the exons atgaggAGGAGCTCACATTTGTACGATGCAGCGGTGTTTGCAGCCATGGTGACGGCGGAGTGTGCCTCGATTGGTTTGACCACACTTAGCAAAGCAGCTATGTCTAGAGGGATGAGCAGTTTCATCTTCATCATGTACTCCTATGCTCTTGCCACCTTCGTTCTCCTCCCCTTTGCCTTCTTCTTCCACAG GGAAACTCTCCGTCCAATCACCTTTCCCCTTCTCTGTAAAATGTTCCTTCTTGGCCTAATTGG TTATTTGGTGCAAGTCTTTGCATATACTGGGATTCACTACAGCTCTCCTACTCTTTCTGCGGCCATGAGCAACCTTACACCTGCTTTTACCTTCATAATTGCCGTCCTTTTCAG GATGGAGAAGTTAGATTGGAAAAGCTCAAGCAGTCAAGCTAAATCAATTGGAACCATTGTATCAATCTCAGGGGCATTCATTGTGACTCTCTATAAGGGCCCACCAATCTTGATGGATCCATCTTTAAACTCATCAAATCGACTTCATCTCTCTTCACAGTCAAATTGGGTTATTGGAGGTATTTTCTTTGCTGCTGATTGTCTGTTGTCTGCAATATGGTATACCTTCCAG GCAGCAATTGTTAAGGAGTATCCGGAAGAGCTCACCCTGATCTTTCTCTATTCCTTCTGTGGTACCATTCATTCTGCAATAGGATCTCTGATTGCAGAACGAGACCTAAGTGCATGGAAACTAAAGCCTGATTTGGCATTGATTACTATTGTATACTCA GCAATTcttgggtttggattttgtgtTGGTACTATAACATGGGCCTTGCACCAGAAGGGCCCTCTTTATGTTGCGATGTTCAGGCCTTTGGGGATTGTTATTGCAGTTGTTATGGGAGTCCTTTTCCTTGGGGACACCTTCTATCTGGGAAG TTTGGTTGGCTCAATTACCATCACTATTGGGTTTTATGCGGTGATATGGGGAAAATCCCAAGAAGAGAAGTTGTATAAAGGTATTGAGTTTAAGAGCTTGGAGTCTTCAGCTGAAAGGGACCCTCTCTTGCAACACAATTAA